tttCCTTTTCTTAGGAACCTCTACATGATATTGTTATCAATGTGCATCCAAACTTTATACCTTATGCCTTATTAGCATTAAAAAATGCTTGGAAGGATACATTTACAATTGATGTGAAAACGTACAAGCACTCTACAGTGCCTGATATTGGTAAACCAGCTGCGGAATTTGAAAGTAACTTAGCAGAAGTAAAAATTGATCCATCAAAGCCTAAAGTGAATGTGTCGCTAATTTGGAAAAATTGTGAGGCCCACATTATACACATTTTTTGATACATTTAAATTCAtattaaattacctttttttattttaattaaaggCGCACATACTGAAATGATTAGCTCGCCAACAATGTATGTACCCATTTATGGTGAAGTGAATATAATACGTTACTTGGGACGTGTTGGTCCAATCGCATACCGTTATGAAGACTCACCCCACTGTAATGAAATCGATGCTGTGCTTGATATATGCTATCAATTGTTACGTTGTACAACGCCAAAAAGTCGTACCTCTATGCTACGTGCACTCCATCAGCGTTtgggaaaacaaaaatattttagtgGCGATGAAATTTCAATTGCTGATATTGGCGTGTATAGCTCGTTTAAACGTTTACCTGATATAACAACTAAAGAGCTGACGCCAACATTGACTGATTGGCAGAAACGTGTACAGCTTATAACAATATTGTAAATTTAGCTGAAAATTAAATGGAATCTGAAGATTAAACTggtatttattcaattattttttgataaaaaaatttacttttattgcaATTCAAAAATGctgatattacatatatttatatatgtatattccaaTAATATTACTTAAATCTATGACATAGCTTCACCTTCATTGGTTGCTACCTAATAATGTaaaacatttgtatgtatgtatatttaattgtaATTGCAAAGATTTGATCTTTGAAATTTGCACTTAATTTTTCGTGGTTTCAAAAATATTCAggtgaaatttttaatttcaccCTTCTTTGTTTCTGGGCACCAATTTCTTGCTTAATTTGGGAGCATAGTGCCCATAAACGAAAATAGCCAAAAGTGCtattttaagttttattatacattttttaactTCAGTCTATTAATATTGTCACTTAgatgtatttttatatatttatatatttattttcacttTGGCAGACTTCTTATTAAGCATCTGCTTACACTTagattaaaatttgttatttattgtcCTGATGTAGCAGCAGAAGTACATAACTGCTTACTACTGACTAAAATCGCAAGTGACAAGAAATTATAAATCGCACACCAGGAAATTTGTAATTTCAAGGTGCTTTACTTAAGTACTAGAAAGTATCACGGAACTGTATAAATCAGTTTGTGATTTGACTTTTTGTCAAGTACTTTTATTATGCACGTTGACAACTCAAGAAACCATTATTTCGTATATACTTATCAGAATCCGTGTACGGCATTCGGTTATTTTAAATCCTAGTATGCCCTTTTCCTTATAGTAGTGCTCAAATTTAAACATGTTTGTAACAATGTATCGACAGAACCTTAACAGTTGTTACAGACAGACCATACTTATTTTTCGTCCTTATCTTATGACTCATAGGCTTGTATTGGCGCTCAACGTCAATATATAAGGTATCATATTATCGATTTGCACCTGCCCAATTAAACTAGAAAAGAATA
The Eurosta solidaginis isolate ZX-2024a chromosome 5, ASM4086904v1, whole genome shotgun sequence DNA segment above includes these coding regions:
- the AIMP2 gene encoding probable aminoacyl tRNA synthase complex-interacting multifunctional protein 2 isoform X1, with the protein product MYDLKTLLPAYDIQLPTCMYPMKVLNTAALAAAPKKADASMVLCNGNASHKTPSAVDFSPWLKHKSGCALDLDSLSALIQNILKTSNDAAAVAARQQKVLKQLEELKQQMSSIRATLGLCQKGLQHTAQTRSRNGGLREEPLHDIVINVHPNFIPYALLALKNAWKDTFTIDVKTYKHSTVPDIGKPAAEFESNLAEVKIDPSKPKVNVSLIWKNCAHTEMISSPTMYVPIYGEVNIIRYLGRVGPIAYRYEDSPHCNEIDAVLDICYQLLRCTTPKSRTSMLRALHQRLGKQKYFSGDEISIADIGVYSSFKRLPDITTKELTPTLTDWQKRVQLITIL
- the AIMP2 gene encoding probable aminoacyl tRNA synthase complex-interacting multifunctional protein 2 isoform X2; the encoded protein is MYDLKTLLPAYDIQLPTCMYPMKVLNTAALAAAPKKADASMTSNDAAAVAARQQKVLKQLEELKQQMSSIRATLGLCQKGLQHTAQTRSRNGGLREEPLHDIVINVHPNFIPYALLALKNAWKDTFTIDVKTYKHSTVPDIGKPAAEFESNLAEVKIDPSKPKVNVSLIWKNCAHTEMISSPTMYVPIYGEVNIIRYLGRVGPIAYRYEDSPHCNEIDAVLDICYQLLRCTTPKSRTSMLRALHQRLGKQKYFSGDEISIADIGVYSSFKRLPDITTKELTPTLTDWQKRVQLITIL